The following are from one region of the Aspergillus chevalieri M1 DNA, chromosome 1, nearly complete sequence genome:
- a CDS encoding GNAT family N-acetyltransferase (COG:J;~EggNog:ENOG410PKR2;~InterPro:IPR019432,IPR016181;~PFAM:PF13523;~go_function: GO:0016746 - transferase activity, transferring acyl groups [Evidence IEA];~go_process: GO:0019290 - siderophore biosynthetic process [Evidence IEA]) → MRHSTCYLPNGQSFTVTPVFGGFNFKSNDLTLHHSVLPPGWTVVLYTLDEDEASEKEEKDRQRRFTDPTLRNDCLHIAYTVDPSSEDFKPASSPTRQIALLLYITLWWYFHEQEPDLHLHTANSAKTPLLGKPKGDWRINIKREGIFKKRNLLQKLERMGLIATEDSSVGLEPNENQDSGAWDNMFVSRRSFWQLDPRLFLFTLAPAGIPASITGTVRQQISAPTTDEQARLAKEGPFTSGSHLPTYFPPPPTQYTFTNGVRHPLRSRPPHQGEVVYIRYIPSVGQYLSFRVPYFSPAKQPPSQSQSGTNTPSGSNHTHSLSSSSAIGMQQPQPTDGPTDLEILHKWMNDPRVNAAWGEAGPIEHQQGFLRHNLTSRHSFPVFGCWDGKPFGYFEIYWAKEDRLGPLLGGLGNYDRGIHLLVGEQEYRGSHRVNIWLSSLVHYAWLADSRTETVLLEPRVDNEKVISYLQKSGFYKEGEVTFPHKQSAVMKIKRDSWEAPAI, encoded by the exons ATGCGCCACAGCACCTGCTACCTCCCAAATGGGCAGAGCTTCACTGTGACGCCCGTCTTCGGCGGCTTTAACTTCAAGAGCAACGACCTGACTCTCCACCACTCCGTCCTCCCCCCAGGATGGACCGTCGTCCTTTACACCCTCGATGAGGACGAAGCCTCCGaaaaggaggaaaaggaccGCCAGCGCCGCTTCACAGACCCCACCCTCCGCAATGACTGCCTCCACATCGCATACACAGTCGACCCCTCCAGCGAAGACTTCAAACCCGCCAGTTCCCCGACGCGCCAGATCGCACTGCTTCTCTACATCACGCTATGGTGGTACTTCCACGAACAAGAGCCGGATCTGCATCTGCACACGGCGAATTCCGCGAAGACCCCGCTGTTGGGTAAGCCCAAGGGTGACTGGCGGATTAACATCAAGCGTGAGGGGATCTtcaagaagcgcaatttGTTGCAGAAGCTTGAGCGCATGGGTCTAATTGCGACGGAAGATAGCTCTGTTGGGCTGGAGCCGAATGAGAACCAGGACTCTGGGGCTTGGGATAATATGTTTGTGAGCAGGAGGAGTTTCTGGCAGTTGGATCCGCGATTGTTCCTGTTTACGCTCGCGCCGGCGGGGATTCCGGCGTCGATTACGGGAACTGTACGGCAGCAGATCTCAGCGCCGACGACGGATGAGCAGGCGAGACTGGCGAAGGAGGGACCGTTTACATCGGGAAGCCATCTACCCACCTACTTCCCCCCGCCACCAACGCAGTATACCTTCACGAATGGCGTGAGACACCCGCTTCGTTCCCGGCCACCGCACCAAGGCGAAGTCGTCTATATCCGCTACATCCCAAGCGTGGGCCAATACCTCTCCTTCCGAGTCCCCTACTTCTCCCCCGCAAAACAGCCCCCgtcccaatcccaatcaGGAACCAATACCCCCTCCGGTTCCAACCACACCCattccctctcctcctcctccgccatcgGCATGCAACAGCCCCAGCCCACAGATGGCCCAACGGACCTCGAAATCCTCCACAAATGGATGAACGACCCCCGCGTCAACGCCGCATGGGGCGAAGCAGGCCCCATCGAGCATCAGCAGGGATTCTTGCGCCACAACCTCACCTCGCGTCACAGCTTCCCGGTCTTCGGATGCtgggacgggaagcccttcGGGTACTTTGAGATCTACTGGGCCAAGGAAGACCGATTGGGGCCGTTGCTGGGCGGTCTGGGTAATTATGATCGCGGGATTCATCTGCTTGTCGGGGAGCAGGAGTACCGGGGATCTCATCGGGTGAATATTTGGTTGAGTTCGTTGGTGCATTATGCTTGGTTGGCGGATTCCAGGACGGAGACGGTTTTGCTGGAGCCTAGGGTTGATAATGAGAA GGTCATAAGCTATCTGCAGAAATCAGGCTTCTACAAAGAAGGCGAGGTGACCTTTCCGCATAAACAGTCGGCTGTTATGAAAATCAAGCGTGATTCGTGGGAAGCGCCGGCCATCTAG
- a CDS encoding putative proline utilization protein PrnX-like (COG:E;~EggNog:ENOG410PFQN;~InterPro:IPR036291,IPR003462;~PFAM:PF02423) produces MPLTILSQAQLRSLLLSLTREEIIELQHKLAESLREYSTGSQEQGCSSSYQPPRTAITRANGCTTLFMPASTGQTIGMKMISLDDADKAGCAVESGLETSENEKASTRSRSRAGRGSMGSTSQSSDTDAHSIASSQDEDDGDSSNENDTNGSSSGPSLRSSIQSGTVNQQPIPPNVSETLGAWPGAGTRDTSPQGSVTLLDEESLPFGLINAHELTPFRTALTALMLFNKRNRVRTLTIFGAGKQAYWHIRLALTLRGSEIKKVYIINRSFDRAARLLRDIYSPENASWRGDVKFSAVSSEFGNYTRIVGDAVNKADAIFCCTPSIQPLFPAELLTSNEGRRKGRFVSAIGSYKAHMAELHPDILRDEVTVHTSHRHFRRHAKRSGVVVVDSLDAALKEAGELIQADVKPHQAVELGELLMVREASRQDTGGKDDTKSLREWLERGNVIYKSVGLGLMDLVTGGDLIRLARERNLGTTVEEF; encoded by the coding sequence ATGCCGCTTACTATCCTTTCACAAGCGCAGTTGCGATCTCTGCTGCTGTCGCTGACTCGCGAAGAGATCATTGAGCTGCAGCACAAGCTTGCAGAGTCATTGCGTGAATACAGTACCGGATCCCAAGAGCAGGGCTGTTCATCATCCTATCAGCCACCGAGAACTGCGATTACTCGAGCCAATGGCTGTACGACACTGTTTATGCCTGCGAGCACCGGCCAGACGATCGGGATGAAAATGATTTCACTAGACGACGCAGATAAGGCGGGATGTGCGGTGGAGAGCGGCTTGGAAACTTCCGAAAACGAAAAGGCCTCGACTCGGTCCCGGTCGCGCGCCGGTAGAGGCTCCATGGGTTCTACTTCTCAATCGTCCGACACGGATGCTCACTCGATTGCATCGTCGcaggatgaagatgacggCGACAGTAGCAACGAGAATGACACTAATGGCTCGTCGAGCGGGCCGAGTCTCCGGTCGTCGATACAGTCAGGAACCGTCAACCAGCAGCCCATCCCGCCTAATGTGTCGGAGACGTTGGGAGCGTGGCCTGGGGCTGGTACCCGCGACACTTCACCACAAGGTAGTGTGACGTTGTTGGACGAAGAGAGTCTGCCGTTTGGATTGATCAATGCACATGAATTGACGCCCTTCCGCACGGCGCTGACGGCGCTCATGCTCTTCAACAAGCGGAACCGGGTGCGCACGCTGACTATTTTCGGGGCCGGCAAGCAGGCTTACTGGCACATTCGACTGGCGCTGACCCTGCGCGGATCTGAGATCAAGAAGGTGTACATAATCAACCGGTCGTTTGATCGAGCGGCTAGGCTCCTTCGGGACATTTACTCTCCAGAAAATGCTAGCTGGCGCGGGGACGTCAAGTTTTCGGCCGTCAGCAGTGAGTTTGGCAACTATACTCGCATTGTCGGGGACGCCGTTAACAAGGCCGATGCCATCTTCTGCTGCACTCCGTCCATCCAGCCTCTGTTCCCGGCCGAGCTGCTCACTTCCAACGAAGGTCGTCGCAAGGGCCGGTTCGTCAGCGCGATTGGATCGTACAAAGCACACATGGCAGAATTGCACCCGGACATCCTGCGTGACGAGGTAACGGTGCACACGTCACATCGCCATTTCCGCAGGCACGCCAAACGCAGCGGAGTCGTGGTGGTCGACAGTCTCGATGCCGCGCTCAAGGAAGCCGGCGAGCTCATCCAGGCGGATGTCAAGCCACACCAGGCCGTCGAACTGGGCGAACTGCTCATGGTGCGCGAGGCGTCTCGTCAGGACACGGGCGGCAAGGACGATACTAAAAGTCTGCGCGAATGGCTAGAACGGGGCAATGTGATCTACAAGAGTGTGGGATTGGGATTGATGGATTTGGTAACGGGAGGCGATCTGATCCGACTGGCTCGTGAGAGGAATTTGGGGACTACAGTGGAGGAGTTTTAG
- a CDS encoding uncharacterized protein (COG:S;~EggNog:ENOG410PJQ4;~SECRETED:SignalP(1-16);~TransMembrane:1 (n3-11c16/17o40-59i)), whose amino-acid sequence MHTFVLLAFLASRVVASSSIKSIPADHKLDRSLLAAQVGGLVAAYVGFVAITLSLLLFVGRRLRRTVHASNYTLQVEMMKPFKPPSTVDPSPVTPISPSLPSPNRPNGFNRSCSSLGRSARTLDHPSNSGSVATIDETVVATDRRRAQEQMEMLYAAVMEYDEQKELAKESGSSSGGHSHNYSLQSQESIVTNPFTDRSSRILEEPSQANEVLASPRSSNSRLSRRLSSLSLFSSNTRTSAGSGKIRSPRLPLRKLSISSPLASPDPTTNTSYGEDQPPLTPRLYNPPPPPAPPIHVSAPPPAKSSGMRRTPAPPPLSLSAASHAAYSSRHAGPSQGSSSLPFRDAYGLQSAPPTKTTILERPAKQMNGPRTGMPTPYSPYMPFTPVTPLTPSRIVTKRERKREGKENGLHVLNEDDMVKDDGDMWGY is encoded by the coding sequence ATGCACACATTTGTGTTGCTTGCGTTCCTGGCTTCTCGGGTCGTTGCGTCGTCGAGTATAAAGTCTATTCCTGCTGATCACAAGTTGGATCGGTCTCTTCTTGCTGCTCAAGTTGGTGGCCTCGTCGCAGCTTACGTGGGTTTCGTCGCGATTACTCTCTCTTTATTGCTCTTTGTGGGAAGACGTCTACGACGGACGGTGCACGCGTCGAACTATACGCTACAGGTGGAAATGATGAAGCCGTTCAAGCCTCCTTCCACCGTGGACCCTAGCCCTGTTACTCCTATCTCGCCCAGTCTGCCCAGTCCAAACCGGCCAAATGGTTTCAATCGATCGTGCAGTAGCCTTGGCAGAAGTGCTAGGACACTTGATCATCCATCCAACAGTGGCAGTGTGGCCACTATTGATGAAACGGTGGTCGCAACCGATCGACGTCGGGCACAAGAGCAGATGGAGATGCTATATGCTGCTGTGATGGAGTATGATGAACAGAAAGAGCTGGCCAAGGAAAGCGGCAGTAGTAGCGGCGGTCACAGTCATAACTACAGTTTGCAGTCACAGGAGAGTATAGTCACCAACCCGTTCACGGATCGTTCGTCGCGGATCCTCGAAGAGCCATCCCAGGCAAATGAAGTACTGGCCAGTCCACGATCGAGCAATTCTCGACTATCGCGGAGGCTTTCGTCGCTGTCTCTCTTTAGCTCGAACACACGCACGTCTGCGGGCTCGGGCAAAATTCGCTCACCACGGCTTCCTCTTCGGAAACTGTCCATCTCGTCTCCTTTGGCATCGCCAGATCCCACGACAAACACGTCGTATGGCGAGGATCAACCACCGTTGACACCTCGTCTGTACAACCCGCCACCTCCCCCAGCGCCCCCGATCCATGTCTCAGCTCCTCCTCCCGCAAAATCGTCAGGCATGAGACGAACACCAGCCCCTCCTCCGTTGAGTCTATCGGCTGCAAGCCATGCAGCATACTCGTCACGCCATGCGGGACCATCACAGGGCAGTTCATCGCTACCGTTCCGGGATGCCTATGGTCTGCAAAGCGCCCCGCCCACCAAGACGACGATCCTAGAACGCCCCGCGAAACAAATGAATGGACCTAGGACCGGAATGCCGACCCCATACAGTCCGTACATGCCATTCACACCGGTCACACCGTTGACGCCCAGTCGAATCGTGACGAAGCGAGAGCGGAAACGAGAGGGCAAGGAGAATGGGTTGCATGTTCTAAATGAGGACGATATGGTCAAGGATGATGGTGACATGTGGGGGTACTAA
- a CDS encoding uncharacterized protein (COG:S;~EggNog:ENOG410PY90;~TransMembrane:3 (o110-130i159-181o193-217i)): MGHKVSVIHGVRSEDYYKPGNAINEIWIGHLELISRLPFGDSDMGQAGWPHGGFPKIPWHNFIIPLKRRGLVEGDGDDGYTERLEGGDQSGDRSSSSGSDVGPTSQVTSLVPALAMLSLVVLAFGLPVVLRRYTVSYNRIRGNGMEKCKQRRDGHAIRTCIAIISLVTGLLLSLLVFQALVDVGQLGILNGSVLVLLQVVAAVAVGVGFCCSVRAAYSLWMDWRDVSRWLGEDDIVSESVMIEESLPMIVSSWLERQHRA; encoded by the coding sequence atGGGCCACAAAGTCTCCGTCATCCACGGCGTCAGATCAGAAGACTACTACAAGCCCGGCAACGCAATCAACGAGATCTGGATCGGTCACCTCGAACTCATTTCTCGCCTCCCGTTCGGGGACTCCGATATGGGCCAGGCTGGATGGCCGCATGGGGGTTTTCCTAAGATTCCCTGGCATAACTTTATCATTCCTTTGAAGCGGCGGGGACTCGTTGAGGGGGACGGAGACGATGGATATACGGAAAGACTGGAGGGAGGGGATCAATCAGGGGATCGGTCGTCTTCGTCCGGCAGTGATGTTGGCCCTACGTCCCAGGTTACGTCCTTAGTACCAGCCTTGGCTATGTTAtccctcgtcgtcctcgctTTTGGTCTTCCGGTGGTTCTCAGACGGTATACCGTATCGTACAACCGGATCcgtgggaatgggatggaAAAGTGCAAGCAGCGCAGAGATGGACATGCTATACGAACGTGCATCGCTATTATCTCCCTCGTTACGGGCTTGCTGCTTTCTCTGCTTGTTTTCCAAGCCCTTGTGGATGTCGGACAACTGGGGATACTCAATGGTTCGGTCTTGGTGTTGCTGCAGGTGGTAGCGGCCGTTGCGGTTGGTGTTGGTTTCTGTTGTTCGGTTAGGGCAGCGTATTCGCTTTGGATGGATTGGAGGGACGTTTCTCGTTGGCTGGGGGAGGATGATATTGTTTCGGAGAGTGTCATGATAGAGGAGAGTCTTCCGATGATTGTGTCTTCCTGGCTGGAACGGCAGCATCGGGCTTGA
- a CDS encoding DnaJ family domain-containing protein (COG:S;~EggNog:ENOG410PG9T;~InterPro:IPR018961;~PFAM:PF09350), whose product MSAKHVSVLNLTRIPARCRAVYQQRTTFVPRSLSTSNVLKQDGNSEKKDDSSSQNEPQEESAMVRRLSEMTEDAMLEGGRSARKNIQEAGFSEDLKAKLEERLAGSTFRNEYAAAHSIVDMPESAGQGTQDIAGSTPWSGAEELPDITLRMLDDAKPKPIRTPYKIPQPNPVDLRISPKRKVSPGVRIAEAKERTATYNLSQSPGLTDKERQKVREELRERFTPGARPMPVSLQGFASLANERIEDAISRGQFRNIKRGKGVNTEVDHNANNAFMDTTEYLMNKMIQRQEIVPPWIEKQQELAKEVDRFRQRLRADWRRHAARMIASEGGPLGEQMRRARAHAAAEVRLAERARIEKFFQEDSSEPETQSVTEPSSSTPETQAERTDDENLPHLPPLRDHHYLSIERPYHEVTVKNLNALARSYNLQAPPVAQKPYINLDRELSSCFADVAPSLADEIKRRAMERAQGPSTMVHQKTSSVMDSLSTMQTSHVYDEDESKGYGFREFWRDLFSKKNR is encoded by the exons ATGAGTGCGAAGCATGTGTCTGTGTTGAATTTAACCAGGATTCCTGCCAGGTGCAGAGCTGTATATCAGCAGCGAACGACTTTCGTCCCGAGGAGCCTCTCTACATCAAACGTCCTGAAGCAGGACGGCAACAGCGAGAAGAAAGATGATTCATCCTCGCAAAATGAACCCCAGGAAGAGAGCGCCATGGTGCGGAGGCTGTCAGAAATGACAGAGGATGCAATGCTGGAAGGAGGTCGATCTGCGCGCAAGAATATACAGGAGGCGGGGTTTTCGGAGGATCTAAAGGCAAAGCTCGAGGAGAGACTTGCTGGGAGTACGTTCAGGAATGAGTATGCTGCTGCTCACTCCATTGTGGACATGCCG GAAAGCGCAGGACAAGGAACTCAAGATATCGCCGGATCCACGCCCTGGTCTGGAGCAGAGGAACTCCCCGACATCACTCTCCGAATGCTAGATGACGCGAAGCCGAAGCCAATCCGCACTCCCTATAAAATCCCCCAGCCAAATCCCGTCGACCTCCGCATCAGCCCCAAGCGCAAAGTCTCGCCCGGTGTCCGCATCGCAGAAGCCAAAGAGCGTACCGCCACTTACAACCTAAGCCAGAGTCCTGGTCTTACAGACAAAGAACGCCAAAAGGTACGGGAGGAGCTGCGCGAAAGATTCACGCCAGGTGCTCGACCAATGCCCGTGTCTCTTCAGGGCTTCGCGTCGCTTGCCAACGAACGGATCGAAGATGCCATCTCTCGTGGACAGTTCAGGAACATAAAGCGGGGCAAGGGTGTTAATACCGAAGTCGACCATAATGCAAACAATGCCTTCATGGATACAACAGAGTATCtcatgaacaagatgatccAGAGACAGGAGATCGTTCCGCCCTGGATTGAGAAGCAGCAAGAGCTCGCGAAGGAGGTAGATCGGTTCCGTCAGCGCTTGCGGGCTGACTGGAGGAGACATGCTGCGAGAATGATCGCAAGTGAGGGAGGGCCTTTAGGAGAGCAAATGAGGCGTGCTCGGGCACATGCTGCAGCAGAAGTTCGACTGGCTGAGAGGGCGAGGATCGAGAAATTTTTTCAGGAAGATAGCTCGGAACCCGAGACACAGTCAGTAACGGAACCGTCTTCTTCCACTCCAGAGACACAAGCCGAAAGGACTGATGACGAGAATCTACCACATTTACCCCCCCTCCGTGACCATCACTATCTCTCCATCGAACGCCCATACCACGAGGTCACAGTGAAGAATCTCAATGCACTAGCTCGCTCATACAACCTCCAAGCGCCTCCAGTCGCACAAAAACCCTACATCAACCTCGACCGCGAATTATCCTCCTGCTTTGCGGATGTAGCGCCAAGCCTGGCCGATGAAATCAAACGCAGGGCGATGGAGAGGGCACAAGGTCCCTCGACGATGGTCCATCAAAAGACGTCCTCGGTGATGGATTCGCTGAGTACTATGCAGACGTCTCATGTctatgatgaggatgaatcGAAGGGCTATGGGTTCAGAGAATTTTGGCGGGATTTGTTCTCGAAAAAGAATAGGTAG
- a CDS encoding mitochondrial 37S ribosomal protein mS37 (COG:J;~EggNog:ENOG410PS65;~InterPro:IPR017264;~go_function: GO:0003735 - structural constituent of ribosome [Evidence IEA];~go_process: GO:0032543 - mitochondrial translation [Evidence IEA]) produces the protein MPAKGASTRLNPVRLQTIPHLRVRRPNQHEQNPCVTVMSTMLSCWASSGFGSENCAAIESQLKKCMDQPKSHGEKKNTINYHLMRMYPKVVGPQKRDGKLG, from the exons ATGCCTGCCAAGGGTGCCTCGACCCGTCTCAACCCCGTCCGTTTGCAGACGATTCCCCATCTCCGGGTCCGCCGTCCCAACCAACATGAGCAGAATCCCTGCGTGACTGTGATGTCTACGATGCTAA GCTGTTGGGCTTCGTCGGGGTTCGGTTCGGAGAACTGTGCGGCGATTGAATCACAATTGAAGAAGTGTATGGATCAACCG AAATCGCAtggcgagaagaagaacaccATCAACTACCACCTTATGAGAATGTACCCGAAGGTCGTCGGACCCCAGAAGAGGGACGGCAAGCTTGGTTAA
- a CDS encoding cytochrome P450 (COG:Q;~EggNog:ENOG410PVE4;~InterPro:IPR001128,IPR017972,IPR002401,IPR036396;~PFAM:PF00067;~go_function: GO:0005506 - iron ion binding [Evidence IEA];~go_function: GO:0016705 - oxidoreductase activity, acting on paired donors, with incorporation or reduction of molecular oxygen [Evidence IEA];~go_function: GO:0020037 - heme binding [Evidence IEA];~go_process: GO:0055114 - oxidation-reduction process [Evidence IEA]) — MALSSVSVLAAIAVSLLLFYKAIIYPVFLSPLSKIPNAHWSVPITPAWILWKRFRSQNNRTTHAAHKRLGPIVRLAPAEISINCVDGGIKSVYTGAFEKHEWYPRVFGSFGTISMFTMTGNKDHSFRKRMLSNIYSKSFLQSSPHMRLISETMLFECFLPLIHEAAVSNTPIDMHETGQALIMDFVSAYIFGLANGTNFLEHESYRRKILSLYFSRKPYEFYYQEIPNLVSWLRSFGVRLIPRWCDEANERLDAWCLELCDKADRSVGSTKLKEEPVVFKRLKQSITKHLPEEKYDSESHANSAKQQRFDIAAELYDQLTAGFETSAVALTYLFWELSKKPDLQKELREEFLTLDPNITYPRPTASRELPSPKSIDSLPLLEAIVTETLRIHAPIPGIQPRVTPYPSCTLAGYDSIPPNTRVNAQAYSLHRNPEVFPEPETWEPKRWLNDANSSVDLEERKRWFWAFGSGGRMCIGSNLALQEIKLAVAAIYTNFSTVLIDDENIEATDAYTVKPKGDKLILRFMPL; from the exons ATGGCGCTCTCTTCAGTATCGGTGTTAGCAGCTATTGCTGTATCTCTACTTCTCTTCTACAAAGCCATCATATACCCCGTCTTCCTCTCCCCATTGTCCAAGATCCCGAACGCACACTGGTCTGTTCCGATAACGCCTGCTTGGATTCTCTGGAAGCGATTCAGAAGCCAGAATAACCGGACCACTCATGCAGCTCACAAAAGACTCGGTCCTATTGTCAgactggcaccagcagaaaTCTCAATCAACTGCGTCGACGGCGGAATCAAGTCCGTCTATACCGGCGCATTTGAGAAACATGAATGGTATCCGAGGGTGTTCGGGTCATTTGG AACCATCAGCATGTTCACCATGACCGGGAACAAAGATCATTCATTCCGGAAGAGGATGCTGTCGAACATCTACAGCAAGTCGTTTCTGCAGTCATCGCCGCATATGCGACTGATCTCGGAGACCATGTTGTTTGAATGTTTCTTGCCTCTTATCCACGAAGCGGCAGTCTCAAACACCCCGATAGACATGCACGAGACCGGCCAGGCTCTGATTATGGACTTTGTTTCCGCGTATATCTTTGGTCTGGCAAATGGTACTAATTTCCTCGAGCACGAGTCCTACCGGCGTAAGATCCTCAGCCTGTATTTCTCCAGGAAGCCCTATGAATTCTATTACCAGGAGATCCCGAACCTGGTATCTTGGTTGCGTTCCTTTGGGGTCCGTTTGATACCAAGGTGGTGCGATGAGGCAAATGAAAGGCTTGATGCCTGGTGCTTAGAGCTGTGTGACAAGGCAGACCGGTCTGTCGGATCCACCAAATTGAAAGAAGAGCCGGTTGTCTTCAAGCGACTCAAGCAGAGCATCACGAAGCATCTACCGGAAGAAAAATATGATTCAGAGTCTCATGCAAACAGCGCCAAACAGCAACGCTTCGACATAGCAGCCGAGCTATATGATCAACTCACAGCTGGCTTTGAGACAAGCGCAGTGGCTCTGACATATCTCTTCTGGGAACTCAGCAAGAAACCTGATCTGCAGAAGGAGCTCCGTGAAGAATTCTTAACCTTAGATCCTAACATCACGTATCCTCGACCTACCGCTTCCAGAGAGCTACCATCGCCCAAGTCTATCGACTCTTTGCCTCTCCTTGAGGCAATCGTCACAGAGACACTGCGTATTCATGCACCGATTCCAGGAATTCAGCCTCGAGTGACCCCATATCCATCCTGTACTCTAGCCGGATATGACAGTATTCCTCCAAACACCCGAGTAAACGCCCAGGCATATTCGCTCCACCGCAACCCTGAGGTGTTCCCGGAGCCGGAGACGTGGGAACCCAAGAGGTGGCTTAATGACGCTAATTCTTCCGTTGATTTGGAGGAAAGGAAACGGTGGTTCTGGGCTTTTGGGAGCGGCGGAAGGATGTGTATTGGGAGTAATCTGGCTTTGCAGG AGATAAAGCTGGCCGTTGCTGCCATTTATACCAATTTTAGCACTGTCTTGATTGATGATGAGAACATTGAAGCGACTGACGCTTACACAGTGAAGCCAAAGGGGGATAAATTGATCCTGCGCTTCATGCCTCTCTAG
- the RPL15 gene encoding 60S ribosomal protein eL15 (BUSCO:EOG09264L0C;~COG:J;~EggNog:ENOG410PG8Y;~InterPro:IPR000439,IPR012678,IPR020925,IPR024794;~PFAM:PF00827;~go_component: GO:0005840 - ribosome [Evidence IEA];~go_function: GO:0003735 - structural constituent of ribosome [Evidence IEA];~go_process: GO:0006412 - translation [Evidence IEA]), protein MGALKYVEEIQKKKQSDVIRFLLRVRCWELRQLNAIHRASRPSRPDKARRLGYKAKQGYVVYRARVRRGGRKRPVPKGATYGKPTNMGVNQLKYQRALRATAEERVGRRCANLRVLNSYWINQDSTYKYYEVILVDPQHKAIRRDARINWIAKPVHKHREARGLTSTGKKSRGINKGHLFNNTRSGRRHTWKRQNTQSYWRYR, encoded by the exons ATGGGTGCCCTCAAATACGTGGAAGAGAttcagaagaagaagcagtcCGACGTGATTCGCTTCCTGTTGCGTGTTCGTTGCTGGGAG CTCCGTCAACTGAACGCTATCCACCGGGCTTCCCGTCCTTCTCGCCCCGACAAGGCTCGTCGTCTGGGCTACAAGGCCAAGCAGGGCTATGTTGTCTACCGTGCCCGTGTCCGCCGTGGTGGCCGTAAGAGGCCTGTGCCCAAGGGTGCCACCTACG GTAAGCCTACCAACATGGGTGTCAACCAGCTCAAGTACCAGCGCGCTCTCCGTGCCACCGCTGAGGAGCGTGTCGGCCGCCGCTGCGCCAACTTGCGTGTCCTGAACTCCTACTGGATCAACCAGGACTCCACCTACAAGTACTACGAGGTTATCCTCGTCGACCCCCAGCACAAGGCTATCCGTCGCGATGCCCGCATCAACTGGATCGCCAAGCCCGTCCACAAG CACCGCGAGGCTCGTGGTCTCACCTCGACTGGCAAGAAGTCGCGTGGTATCAACAAGGGCCACCTCTTCAACAACACCCGCTCCGGCCGCCGTCACACCTGGAAGCGCCAGAACACCCAGTCTTACTGGAGATACCGTTAA